The genomic window CGGCGAGCGACCACAACCGCACTCGGCCGTCGGTCCCCGCGGCGGCGAGCCGTCGGCTGTCGACGCTGGCGGCCAAGGCCCGGACGGTCGCTTGGTCCTCGCCCAGCGCGAGCGGGGTCGACAGATCCGCGGAGCTCAGATCCCACGCGCACACCCCGCCGCGATCTCCCGCGGTCGCTTGGCCGCAGGCGATAAGCCAGCGATTGTCAGCCGTAAACAGCGCGTGCGTCGCGGCGCCGTGGCCGCTTTGCAGCGAGAGCGAAGTGCTGCCCGGTGCGCGTTGGTTGAGATCCCACAGGCGCGTCGTCTCGTCGACGCACATTGCCAGCCAGCGGTTGTCGGGGCTGATTGCGACCGCCTGGATTCGCCCGCCATGGCCGCGCAGGTCGAGCGACTTCGGTTTCTTGACTCCCTCTTGCAGATCCCACAGGCGAGCCGAGTCGGGCTGCTCCCCGGTTCCGGCGTAGACCGCCGCCAGCCAGCGGCCGTTGGGGCTCGTCACGACTTCGCGGACCCCGGCGGCGAGCCCAGGCAACACGATCGGTTCCGAGCGCGGGCTGCCGGGGCTCCACAAGCAGACGCACGAGTCGAGCCCCCCCGAGGCCAGCCAGCGCCCGTCGCAGCTAAAGGCAAGGACGCTCACTTCGGCTTGATGTTGCCCCAGGATGATCGAGAACGCGCCGGGGCTCGCGCCGGTGACGTCCCACAGGCGAACAGTGCGGTCGGCGCCCCCTGTGGCGAGCCAGCGATTGTCGGGGCTCACGGCGAGCGCCCGCACGGCGCCCTCATGCCCGCAGAGCAGGCAGCCGTCGAATTCCCGCGCGGGGCGACACTGCTGCAGCGCGTCGCGCAGGCTCTGGTGGGCTTCCACGACCGCCGGTTCGCCGTGGCGGGTCGTCGCCTCGACTGCCTCGACTGCCAAGTGGAGCGACCGCCACGGCTCGGACGGCAGGAGCTCGGAAGCCTGCATCGCCATGTACTTGGCCGATACGAGTCGAACCTCGCGTTCGGCGGCGGCGCGGGCTTCTGTCTCTTTCGCCGCGTGGGCTGCCAGCGATTCGAGCTCGTCATGCGCGTCGGCTCCGGCCGGCCGGCTCGCCGTGGCCGGGGGTATGGCGTTTCGACCGCCGAACCAAGCGAATCCGCCGACGACCAGCACGCCGGCCAGCGCCGCGGCGACCGCTGTCGTCCACCCGCTCAGCGCTTCGTTGTGCGGAGCTGAGCTCGCGAGTGCCAGCGAGGCTTCGGCGCGTTGCGCCCGAGCGGAGCGGGGGGACTGCTCCAACCAAGCCAGCGGGTTTTCCGCGACCGGTTCCTCGACGATCGGCGCCGGCGGCGGGGGGGGCGCCGACACGGTGCAACTCAGTCCGCACGACGAGCAAACGACCGCCTGCGGCTCATGCGACTCGACGACTTCGATCGCCGCCCGGCATAACGGGCACGGCGCCGACGCCAACCGGACCGCAGCCGCATCGCCTGCGGCGGAGTTCTCGTCCAAGCCGGACATGCTTGAATCCATGGCGGACCCCGGTGGGACGGGTCGAAGCGGGGGACGGCGGCGCTCGACGCACGCTACAAACGGCACGATCGCGCTCGTAGGGTTGATCGGCCCGTTATTGCCGGAGTCCTCCCCAAATTGCGTGGCGCCGGCACAACCGGCGCGTTCGTTGCGTCCGCTACGACTGGCCGGTCGTCGCGGCAAACCGTGGACGGCGACCTTGCCGAGCTTGTGCCGGCAGGCAGTCTTGAAGCGCCCCGTCAGAAGCCGCGCAAGCGCAGCGTCGAAGGCCCGTCGAGCCCCGACCGCGCACAGCGATGGGCTCTCGGGCCATGGGACTGCGACGGCGCGCACGCTTGCGCACGCCGGGGCGGTTGGACCGCGGGAGGCTCAGGCGCGCCGCCGTCTCAGAGCGAGTCGGCTAGGCGCTCCGCCGCATCGGCAGGATCCGCTCGTCTTTCCCGCGCATCCGCTCGGCGACTTCACTCCGCTTGCCGCCGGCGACCTTGGACGTTTGCAACGCCTCGATCAACTCCGGCAAGGTCAGCGAACGATTGTCGATCTCCAGCGGGGCTTCGCCCTCGGGATCGCAGAACACGTCGATGCTGCCGTCGGTGAGCCGCAGCTCGTCCAACTCGCGGAGCAGGCCGTCGACGACCGCCTGACGAACCAAGTGGCCGCGGGTCGCCTGGGTCTCGGCCCCGGCGGCGCCGAGCGCATCGAGCGCCCGCTTCGCGAGCGCCGGCAAGTATTCCGTGGGGATCTCGATCGAACGCGGGACGTAGATTTTCAGTTGCATGGCTACCCTCTGCGAATGCGGGAGTCGGGGGTTCGGCGGGGCTGGGACCGGGCCGTCGGGGCAGATCGAGTCGCGTCCGCCTGCCGACTGCGGGGTCGGGGCTCGCAAGTCCTCGAAGCTGGCGCGTTCGCGCGACGCCCGGCAACGGCAGTGCGGGCATCCTCATGCGTTATCGACCCGCACGCAGGGAGCGACTGCAGCGAAAATGACTGATTCGCGGGTTGTCCTCGTTGTGCAGGCGCCGCTGGCAAACGTCGCGAACGCCTCGCCGTCCCTGGCCGCTTCAGCATGCCGCGGCGTCGGTCGCCTGCAGGTCCCACCAATCGGCAGGGGGGGCCTCGAGGGGCGAGCGAACCCAAGGCGGCGCCGTTCGCTCGAAGTTCACCAGCAGGTCGAGACGACACTCCCGCAGTTCTTGCCGCAATTCGTCCATCGTCTGGTGTCGGTCGGCCGGGGATCTGGCAAGCGCACGCAAGCTGGCGGCCTCCAACTCGCGCGAGATCCCTCGCTCGGGCGCCGCCAGGCGGGGGGGGACGGGATCCTGCTGGAGGATGTTCCTCATGATCTCCGCCACCGACCTCCCCCGAACCGCGGGGCGCAGCGTCAGGCATTCGTACAACACGGCGCCCAGGGCGTAGACGTCGGTCCTCGGGTCGACCTTCATGTTCAATGCCTGTTCGGGCGACATGTACAGCGGCGAGCCGCGGCGAAGGGGTCGCTCCGTCCGTGCCGACGCGGTCGGCGAATCCTTGGCCGACTCCACCTCCCCGGGCACCTGGGCGATGCCCCAGTCGACGAGATGGAGGCTGTCGTCCCTGCCGATCAGCAGGTTTTCCGGCTTGACGTCGCAGTGGACGACCCCGCGGTCATGGGCGTGGGCCAAGGCGTCGGCCGCAGCGACAATTAGCCCGAGGAGTCGCTCCAGCGGCCACTGGCCTTGCGCACGTGACCGTTGATCCGTGCTGGTCAACTCAGTCGATCTTAGCTGGGTCCGCAGCATGTCGAGAATCTTGCGCAGCGTCGGGCCAGGAATGATCGGCATCGTAAAGAAAGGCTGCCCGCGGCCGTTGCGGCCCAGGTCGAGCAGCGGGGGGATCCCCGCGTGGTCCAGCCCGGCGAGGATGCGCGCCTCGCGAATCAAGAGCCGCTGCTCTTCGGCGTCGCCCGCCAAACGAGCGTGCAGACTCTTGGACGCGACCCGTCGACCGGTGAAGTCGTCGCGGCATTCCCAAACCTCGGCCTTCGCCCCGGAGCCGAGCAGCCGAAAATCGCGATACCGCTCGACGAGCGGAAAGGGCTGAGCCGGAAGCGGCGCTTCCAGGGCGCAGTACGTCGGCAAGGTCGGCGCGGCGACAGAGACGGATCGCATGGGACTCGCCGGGCCGGGCTGAGGGGGCGAATTTCCTCCGAGTTCACAACCCTAGCTCGGCCGCGGCCGAAATCCGTCGGGCAGCTCCGCCCTTGGCGATTGGGGGGCGGCCCCGCTCGCTTAGCGTACCGATTGTGCAACGAGAGCCGATTTTGTGGGCAGCGAACCCGCTTCCGCCCGCCTGCGATCCGGCATGGAGCGGGCGGACGCCGCATCCGAACCGCAATGCCGCCGCGAACACGGGGGGATTGCGAGCCGTGCCCGAGTTGCCAGCCAATTGGCCTGCGATTTGCGATCTCACAACGGACCGTTGTAGGCGGCGTTGATGTCAGGAGCTTGGGAAGATGGTTTCGATTGGGATGGGTGCGGCGCTCGTCGCCGGGTGGCGATGGCTGACGTCAGCCGTGAGTGCGGCAAGATCGTGGCGACGGTTGGCGGTTGCCTACGCCGGTTCGCTGAGGCATGCGGCAAGGGCCGCTTGCTTTGGCCTGATCGCTGTTGCGGGGCCGTTCGCTTGCTCCGCGCCTCCGGACGGGGATTTCCTGAGCAGCAACCCTGTCGCTGCCGGCTCAACCCTGGCCGGCAGCCTTGGAATGACAGCGGGAGTCCAGTTTCCCGGCAGTTCGGGGGCGATCATCGTCGCCGCGAAGTCGTCGCGGCCGTCATTGCCTGCGCAGGCTGCCGAATTCACGACGCAATGGCATCTCGCCGCGGCCTTGACCGCCGGGAGGGAGGGGAGCGTTCTCCCGCCGACACGTCGCGGCGCCGACCGCGCTGGGGCGCCGCTGAAGCTCTCTCCTGACCAAAGCAACTGGCCTGCCGAATCTGCTAGAGTCGATTTCGGCGTGGTCCACGCCATGTCGTTGGCGGTCGATGCAGCGGTTCCTGTCGTCGGCTCGTTGCCGGCAACTCCGGCCGCTGAGGCGGGTCGCGGGCTCGATCGGTTCGGCACGCCTGCTTCCCCAGCCCCGGTGATTCCCGTCGTGGTCTCGGGATTATCCCTCGCGCCATAGTCCTAGCGACGGGTCGCGGATGAAGTAGAACTCGCCCCCTTGGGGGGCGACGTTCGGCCCGACGGACAACTGATCGGGGTCGTACATGGCGAGGTGCTTGGCCAAATCTCCGAATTCGTAGCCGACGCTCCGCACTTCTTCGGCGGACAAGTGTCCCGGGCAGTACGTGACCCGGAACCGGTTCTCCGACGAGCCGTGGATCAAGTGGGCCGCGGCCGAGAGATTTTCGCGCAGATCGGCGTTCTCGGCCACGAAGTCCAGCACCTCCGGGGTTGTTCGGTAGCCGTATTTGCGGATCAGTTGATCGATCGCCGGGTCTTCGCCAAAGGTCCGCACCCCGGGGGCGAGGATGATCAGTTCTCCGCCGTCGGCGATCGCCATCCGAGTGCGGTAGATTGCCTTGTTCCCCAGCCAAGTGCTCGGGAACTTGTCGGGGTGGAGGTAGACGACCACCCGGTCGAGCCGCCGCGGCAGGTGGGTGATGTTCACTGCGGTCGACAGCTCGGCCGCCTGCCAGAAGCACTCGTGATCGTCGCCGATGTATAGCCCGCGCACCACCGATCGACCTGCGTCGTCGGCCCCGATGACGGTCAACGCGAACAACAGCGGCATGTCGCGGCAAAACCGGTCCTGGGCGTCGTTGAGGATCCGCCGCAACGGGTTGTCGGCGATCCCCATGACCCGTTCCATGCCGTACACGGCGCCGATGTAGTGGCTTTCGTTGATCCCCCGCACGCCGCCGACGCCGACGAACAGGTTCTTGTTGTAGTTGGCCATGCCGATCACCTCGTGCGGCACGACTTGTCCGAGCGAGAAGATCAGATCATGCTCCCCCGCGGCGAGCCGCTTGTTGAGTTGGGCCGGCCACGGCTCGCGGTAGATTCCTTCGGTGAACTCGGCGACCGCGTCGGCGGGCACTTCGCCGAGAGTCGCCACGTCGGTCCGCCAGTTGTGAGTGCGGATCAGCTCGCGGGGGACGGCGGGCATCATCTTGTCAAGCTGGCTGGCCGACATCGGCTCATGCGTCCCCACAGCGGGGATGACGTCGCGGATTGCCTCGCCAAGCAGGTCGCAGCACATGCAGGCCAGCTTGCCGGCTTGGCTGGCGTAGCGTGAGTAGTCGGGGGGAACCAACGCCACCCGCCGGCGCGGCCCCAATTGAGCGAACGTGTCGGCGAGAGCCGCACGCAAATCCGCGTCGGACAAAACGGTCGTCGGCGAACCGGCGGCGAAGTAAACGGCCATGGACGAGAAGCGGGGTCAGAGCAAGCTGGGCAAGTACGTGTCGGTCGACCACTGTGATTCTAACTCTTGCCGCCCGCCGTGCCACGTGCCGTCGCCGCCGAGCAGTGACGCCATGTGCGCCCTTAGAAGAGTGGCTGGGGTCGCAGCGCAGCGAAGCCCCCAGGGGATCCGCTGGGGGGCTCACTTCGTTCGACCCCAGCCCGCTGTTCCGCGGTCGATGGGTCGAGAGACTCGCGGGATTGCTTGTCCGCTGCGAGTTGCCTTCGGATAATCGCAATTGTGGAATCAACCCCTGTCACCTCTGGTCCCGTCGCCGGGCAGCCTGCCGGTCTGGCCGACCCGAAACGGCCCGAGCCCCATCTGTTTCGATTCAAGCTGAGGCAGTTGCTCGGGCTGGCGACGATCGTCACCCTGCTGGCCGGGGCGATGGCCGCCACGACCGGGGCCTGGCCGCTGGTGATCGGCTCGACGGCGGCCTTAATTGCCGCCCACGTGTTCGGCACGGTCGTCGGCGCCCGGCTCCGTGACACGTCGCAGGCCGTCGAGCATTGGCGCGAATCCCAGGGGGGCGCGGCGCCCGAGGGTCCGCGCCGGGCGTTTTTGAGCGGCGTATCGAGGGTCGAAGCTCCTCCGCAGCCCACGACTCTGGCCCAGCGGCACGAGGCCCCTTACCGCGACCGGCAAGCCCTGGCCGTCGGGGCCGCGACAGGGTTCGTCCTCGGCGCGTTGGGGATCTTCCTGGCCTGGGGCGGCCGGTTGGGGCTGCCGGCGGTCCTCATCGGGGCCGTCTCGACGGCCGTCCTCGGGGCATGGATCGCCTGGATCGGAACCAGCTTCGCGGCCATCTCACGCACCGCTTGGCGGCACGCTAACGCGGATCATGCCCGCGACGTCGAGCGAAAGCGGGCGTCCGCCCGCCAGCGGCAGACAACCTCCTCAACCCCGCCCGCGTAGCAGCCGCGTCAGCAACCGCGGCTCGATGCGCCCCCGAAAGCGGATCGTTCCGTCGATCTCGACGACCGGCACGCACTCGTGGAACTGGTCGCGAAGCACGGGGTCGGCGTCGACGTCGACCAGTTCCGGCTCAAGACCCTGCGCCTGCAGAATCGCCAGCGCCTCGTCGCACAGATGGCAACCGTCGCGCGTATAGAGGACGACGTGTCGGGAATGGCTCACGGCGGTTCTCCTCATCTTCTGCAGTCATGGAGCGCGCGGATGGCGTGGCCCGCACGGCGCGGGCCTTCACGACAAGCTTGATTGAGTTCACGGAGGCGTGCGAAGCGTCTTGTCGGGCGGCGACCGGTCCCCGGCGCCAGCGTCCCCAAATTACCGCTTAACCCCTCTGTAGAGGGGGTTGGGCCGCTTTGCCAAACCCTGCCCCGGCAAGGGCTTAGGGCATCTGTTTGCCGGCCCTTTTCCCCGCAGCCTAGGATGGATACGGCGGCCGAGGGACCCCGCGAACGCCCTCTCCCAGCTTGCCTCCGCTGCCGCCGAATTGCCCCGTCGTGTCGTAGCAAGTCTTTAGTCACGCGAAAGTTGCGCATCATGTCCAAGCATCACATGACTCAGAACTCGGGACTTCGCCAGCCGAAGAAGACGACCCGCGCGAGCACGGCGGGACGCATCGCACGACAAGCGCGACGAACGCTGTTGGGAACGCGAAATCTTCATGAACCGTTCTCTCCTCCTGAGGATTGGCACGAACCCAAAGAGAGCGGCGGAGCCTATCGCATCGTGGTGCGCGATCCGGGCGCCGGCTACCGTCATGTCGTCACGCCGGCCGAGGTCGCGGCCCGACTCGCCGAAGCGCCTCAAGCGTTCCTGCGCGGGCTCGAGGTGGTGCAGCTCAGCCGCATGACGCGCAAGAAGCAAAGCTTCCCCTGCTACGGCATGCAGTGGGGCGCCACGCTGTATTTGTACCCCATCGAGGAATCGCTGGAGGAGCATTTCTCCGCCCCGCCCCGCCCCGAGGTCTACACCGAGTCCCGCATGTACGGCGGCCGCTGGGACGAACCCTCGCCGGGATGGTGGCGCTTGCGGTGGACCGAGGCGACGATTCGCGACTTCTATCTCAACAACATCCTGATCCACGAACTGGGCCACCTGGTCGACGATCGCAACTCGAACTACCTCGACCGCGAGCGGTATGCCGAGTGGTTCGCGATTGAGTTTGGCTACCGTGCCAGTGGCGGCGGCGACAGCCGCCGCAAACCGTCCCGGCGGCAGCGCCGGCACCATGTGAAGTAGCCGACGGCTTCGCCCGTTGCCGATTCGAGTCGTTCGTGGCGGCCCTGGGGTCGGGCCGCTTCACTTTTCGCATGGGCGAGGGGGCCATGGGCAGCCCCCAGCCGCTCTCACGACTTGCCTAACGGCGCATCACGTCGTGGGCGATCCTTAGGCATCGACGCCGGTTGCCGCACGCCCCGGGGCTGAATTCGCGGCAGCGGAGTCGTTGTAAGTGGTTGTGCGGACAACCTCTTACGATTCTTTTCGAGGTTCCCTCGGCCGCTTGCGGGTCTTGCTGGCACGCTGGTTGCGTCGCGAGATCGTCGACTAGTCCGTCGGCAGGGTCAGGTTGCAGGGATCGCAACTTGGCCGGCCACCCTACCGTAAGCGGCAGTTCCCTGTCGCTCCGAGGCCAGAAAGGCGGAATTCTTTCTAGCGCTCCGGCGGCCTCGGCTGAAATCCTTCTGACAACGCACTGAGGACTCTCGAATGACTACCGAATGGTCACATCGGGGATGGTTCGCGCTGGTGCTGGCGGTCGTCGCGACCCTGGCTGCCGCGGCGCTCCCCACGACTTGCTACGCCCAGGACGAGGGGGCCGAGACCGCAGCAACTGCGGACGAGGCCGAAGAAGAAGCGGCCGAGGATCTCGGCGTCGGCTACGCGCTGGACAACATCATGTTGTTCATTTGCGCTGCACTCGTGTTCTTGATGCAGGCAGGCTTCGCGATGGTCGAGGCGGGCTTCAACTCGCAGAAGAACGCGGTCAACATCCTGTTCAAGAACTCGATGGACATCTGCGTCGGCGTATTGTTGTTCTTCGCCTTCGGGTTCGGGCTCATGTACCCGGGATGCTACGGAGTGGAGGGCTATGAAAGCAAGTTCATCTCGTTCGGCGGCTTCGGCCTGGAAGGCTATGAGTCGGCTGCCGACCGCACCTTCAGCCCCGGAACCGACTGGTTTTTTCAGGCGATGTTTGCGGCGACCGCCGCGACGATCGTCTCCGGCGCCGTCGCCGGTCGCATGAAAGTCGGCGCGTATCTGATTTACAGCGCTGTTCTTACCGGTTTGGTCTATCCGATCAGCGGCATGTGGAAGTGGGGCGGCGGCTGGCTTGCTGAGAAGGGCTTCCAAGATTTCGCCGGGTCGGCCGTGGTGCATGGCGTCGGCGGTTTCGCCGGATTGGCCGGCGCCATCCTGCTTGGCCCGCGGATTGGCCGCTATGTGAACGGCAAGAGCGTTCCCATGCCAGGCCACAGCTTGCCGCTGGCCTGCTTGGGGGTCTTCATCCTGTGGTTCGGCTGGTACGGGTTCAACCCAGGCAGCATGTTGGCTTTCCAGGGGACTGGAGATATCGACGGCACAATGCACTGTGCCGTCACCACGACCCTGGCCGCCGGCGCCGGCGGGTTGGTCGCCACACTGTTGAGCTGGATTATGTTCGGAAAGCCTGACCTGTCGATGGGCCTCAACGGCATCCTCGGCGGGCTGGTCGGCATCACCGCCTGCTGCGACTGCATGTCGACTCTCCAGGCTGCCGCGATCATTGGACCGGTTTCCGCTGTGTTGGTCATCGCCGGGGTGCTGCTGCTGGACAAGCTGCAGATCGACGACCCGGTCGGGGCCTTCCCGGTGCACGGCCTGTGCGGAATCTGGGGCTGCATGGCGATTGGGATTCTGCCCAACGATTATCTGAAGAACGGCGATACGTCGTTCGTCACCCAAGCGATCGGCACGTTTTCGATCATCGGGTGGTCGTTCGTCACGATGTTGGCCCTGTTCGCCGTGATGAAGGCGATGGGGATCTTGCGGGTCGGCGCCCATGAGGAGCAGGTCGGGCTCGATATCAGCGAGCACGGCATGCAAGCCTACGGCGGCGCCCCGTCGATGGGTTGATGAGTGCGTAGCGAACGGGGCGGCGGCCTGCTGACGGTCGCCGCCCCGAGCTTCGCCGCGGCCGATCTTCGACAGGGACAACCTGCCGGGGACCGGTCAAAGTGGATGCGACTGAGCGATTCACCAGGAGTCTTTCGAGATTTGAGGCAGCGACTCTTGCCTGGGTCGAACGATGTCCCACAGGGCTCGGCGGCGTTCCGCCGCCTACACGCCGCCGAGCCGGGACGTCGGTTTTCATAAGCACGAACAGCGAGGCGTTCGCGGACTCCGCAGCGAGTCCGCCGGCGGTCGGGAACAGACGCTCAACAAACCACCCTTCCAGCCCAAGCCCCGGGCGCCATCCGCGCCGCCTCTCGGCGCCCGGGGCCCGGCTGGAACAAGGGCCGCGGCTCTCGCGGCGCCAGTCCGCTCGGCTCGCTCTCCTGCGACCCGGCCTGCGCGACCGCCTCTCGTCCAGAAGGATGCCCCAATGGCTTGGGCGTGCCTCTCCGCCTAGGTGCGCTCAAGCCGGGGCATCTTATTGTTGAGAGGGAGATGTCGGGAGTCGGCAAGGACCAGCCGGTTGCGTCGCTATTCAATCCCCCGTCGTCGCGACTCTCCTGAGTTTGCCGGCGGCGTCATCAGGGTTCTCTCCCTGCGTTGATTCGCCTACGATGGTGGTTTCGGTACGGCAACTCCGTCTTCGCCGCGGGCGGGGACGTCGCGGTTCGTCCTTGATTTCCGCCAGACGCGACTTTTCGGTCCCATGAAGCTCATCATCGCGATTATTCAGCCCAACAAGCTTGAGGACGTGAAGGCGGCCCTCCAGGAGGTCGAGGTCGTCCGGCTGACGATTATGGACGTCCAGGGCTTCGGCCGACAGAAGGGCCAAACCGAGACCTACCGCGGTCGCGAGATGAACGTCAACCTGCTCCGCAAGGTGCAATTGCAGATCGCCGTGAACGAGGCGTTCGTCGAGCCGACGATCAGCGCGATCATCAAAGGGGGCCGCACGGGCGAGGCAGGCCAGATCGGCGACGGCAAAATCTTCGTGCTGCCGCTGGAAGATTGCATTCGCATCCGTACCGGCGAACGGGGCGCCGAGGCGATTTGACCGCGTCCTGGCGGCTGATCGCCGTGAACGGGAACTCGCAAAGGCTCGAAGCCGCAAGGGGATTCGCGCCTTTGCGCGAGCTCGGCTTCCAAGGCCCGCCCGTTCGACTCAGCGGCTGGCGCCATGCACGGACCGCAGTTCGTCGGCCAGGATGGCGATCCCTTCGCGAACCGTCCGTTCCGACTGCGAGAACGTGAGCCGAATGCACTGGCGGCGATGGGCCCAGTCGTCCCCCGGCGGCAGACCGAAGAAAAAGTGCTCCCCGGGCACCACCAGCACGCCGCGGCGTTTGAGCCGCTCGTACAGGTCGCGCGACCCGATCGGCAGTTCGGGGAACCAGAGCCACAGGAAGAACGCCCCCTCGCTGCGATGGACCCGCCAGGGGAAGGCGTCGCCGAAGTGCTCGGCGACGAGCTGCTGGGCCGCTTGGGACTTGGCTTCGTAAAAGGGCCGAATGTGGTTGCGGCAGAGCTCGATGAGCTGCCCCTCGCGGAGGAGCGGTTCGACGAGCGTCTGCCCCAGGTTGCCGTTGGCCAGCCCCACGATTCCCGTCATCGAGCGGATGCGGCGCACGAGCGATTCGTCGGCCAGCACGATGCCGGTGCGCGTGCCGGGGAGCCCCAATTTCGAGAGGCTGAAGGTCATCACCATCCCCGAGCGCCAGGTCGGGCGAATCGGCTCGAACACGGCCCCGGGAAACGGCTCGCCGTAGGCGTTGTCGACCAACAGCGGGATCCCGCGCGCTTGGGCTAGGTCGGCTAGCCTGGCGATCTCGTCGTCGGTGAGGACGTTGCCGGTCGGGTTAGTGGGCCGACTGACGCAAATGGCGCCGACGTCGTCGCCGATTGTCAGGGCGTCGAAGTCGATGCGGTACTTGAACTGCCGGTCCTCCAGCAGTTCGACCCGCGGCCGGAAGCTGCGAAACAAATCAGGCGTCAGTCCCTGGTCGGCGTAACCGATGTACTCGGGGACGATCGGCAGCAGGATGCGCCGACGGGTCCTGTCGGCCATCTCGCCGGCCAGAAGCGTGAACAGGAAGAAGAACGCCGTCTGCCCTCCGCAGGTGACCGCGACATTCTCCGGCCCGACGGGCCACCCGAACTCGGTCCGCAGGCATTCGGCCACGGCGTCGAGAAACCGCGGGTTGCCGGCCGGGCCGTCGTAGTTTGCGAGCATCCGATCGCAGAGCGGTTCGTCGGCGACGATCTCGCGCAAGCGGCGGCGCCAGACCTCTTGCATTTCGGGGATGTGGGCCGGGTTGCCGCCGCCCAACATCCGCATCGAGGCGCCGTCTCCCTCGGCGAGCGCGGCGCCGAGGTCGGCCATCAGCTCGACGATGCCGCTGGGACCGGACAGGGCCTCGCCGATTTGGCTGATGCAGTGCTCCATAGTCGCCGAATCGTACCACGGCGCGAGTCGCTCCGCGACTGGAGCGGCGGCCGTCGCGACGGTTCTGAAACGCCGAGGGGGTCGCGCAGAAGTGCGGGCGTCAGAGAGGATGAAAGCAGGCGTCCGCGGAGTCGCTCGGAGGGGCGCCTGCTCCGATTCCAGCTTGCTCAGCCTTTGCCCGCCACGCGCGACTGGGCCCGCAATTGCTTGAGCTGCCGTTCGCGGAGGGCGAGAGCCGTTTCGCCGGCGACGACCGAGGAGCCGACCTCGCGGACTTGCTGGTCGATCGTCGCGGCATCGAGTTTCTTGGCCGGGATCGATCGATTGGTCAGCACCGACACGACGTTGTCGGCCACCTGCACGAAGCCGCCGTCGACGTAGAACCGCTCTTCGGTCGTCCCGGTCCGCACCCGCAACTCGCCGAAGCCCAACCGGCCGATCATCGGGGCATGGTAGAGCGCCACCCCCAACTCGCCGTCGAACAGCGGCAGGGCCACGAAATTGGCGTCACGGTCGACCACCGTCTCCTCGGGGGTGACGACGATGCACCGAAGAGTCGATCCGGAGGCGGTGATGGGTGCGTTGTCGGCCATGGGACGGAGGTCGGGGGCTGGGGGCGAGGTTCGGGGGGCAAGAGCGAAGCGCCCGGCGGACGCGGCCGCAAGTTCAAGCTGCGGCAGCCGCGGGGGTTAGCCCTTCTTCTGTTCCTTCTTCCACTGCTCCTCGGCCTGCTCGATGCCGCCGACGTACATGAACGAGCTCTCGGAGAGGTGATCCCACTTGCCGTCGCAGATCTCCTCGAAGCTGCGGATCGTGTCGGCCAGCGGGGTGATCTCGCCCGGTTTGCCGGTGAAGACTTCGGCCACCAGGAACGGCTGCGACAGGAACCGCTCGATGCGGCGGGCTCGGTGAACGATCAACTTGTCCTCTTCGCTTAGTTCGTCGACGCCGAGGATCGCGATGATGTCCTGCAGTTCGCGGTACCGCTGCAGCGTGGTCTGAACGCGCCGAGCACAGTTGTAGTGCCGCTGACCGACGTA from Pirellulales bacterium includes these protein-coding regions:
- the atpC gene encoding ATP synthase F1 subunit epsilon: MADNAPITASGSTLRCIVVTPEETVVDRDANFVALPLFDGELGVALYHAPMIGRLGFGELRVRTGTTEERFYVDGGFVQVADNVVSVLTNRSIPAKKLDAATIDQQVREVGSSVVAGETALALRERQLKQLRAQSRVAGKG
- a CDS encoding valine--pyruvate transaminase gives rise to the protein MEHCISQIGEALSGPSGIVELMADLGAALAEGDGASMRMLGGGNPAHIPEMQEVWRRRLREIVADEPLCDRMLANYDGPAGNPRFLDAVAECLRTEFGWPVGPENVAVTCGGQTAFFFLFTLLAGEMADRTRRRILLPIVPEYIGYADQGLTPDLFRSFRPRVELLEDRQFKYRIDFDALTIGDDVGAICVSRPTNPTGNVLTDDEIARLADLAQARGIPLLVDNAYGEPFPGAVFEPIRPTWRSGMVMTFSLSKLGLPGTRTGIVLADESLVRRIRSMTGIVGLANGNLGQTLVEPLLREGQLIELCRNHIRPFYEAKSQAAQQLVAEHFGDAFPWRVHRSEGAFFLWLWFPELPIGSRDLYERLKRRGVLVVPGEHFFFGLPPGDDWAHRRQCIRLTFSQSERTVREGIAILADELRSVHGASR